One part of the Neisseria zalophi genome encodes these proteins:
- the bioF gene encoding 8-amino-7-oxononanoate synthase: protein MNWNTRLQAALDKKTAQSAYRRRTARRADTLPPYIESGGVRYLNFAGNDYLGLSRDPDVIAAWQQALAQYGTGSGGSPLVTGYTDVHQALEHQLADWLGYESALLFPSGYAANQAVLLGLLQKDDILLADKLCHASMQEAAMLGAARYRRFPHNRYDFLEKQLNDHPESAILIASEGVFSMDGDKADIGRLKTLSEQYGAWLLIDDAHGIGILGEEGRGSAAAVGVRPDILVVTFGKAVGLMGAAVLCSQTVAEYLTQTARHLIYSTAFPPAQAAALAAALKRIRHADDLRAKLRHNIRRFQTALTQAGLADYLMPSETAIQPFVGGSNERALSVSAELRRNGLYVPAIRPPTVPAGSARLRITLTAAHEDTHIDTLVKGLQDAV from the coding sequence ATGAACTGGAACACCCGCCTGCAAGCCGCATTAGACAAAAAAACCGCGCAATCGGCCTACCGCCGCCGCACCGCCCGCCGCGCAGACACTCTGCCGCCTTATATTGAAAGCGGCGGCGTGCGCTATCTGAATTTTGCCGGCAACGACTATCTCGGCCTCAGCCGCGACCCCGACGTGATTGCCGCATGGCAGCAGGCATTGGCGCAATACGGCACCGGCAGCGGCGGCTCGCCTTTGGTAACAGGTTATACCGACGTACACCAAGCCTTAGAACATCAATTGGCCGACTGGCTCGGCTACGAATCCGCGCTGCTTTTCCCCAGCGGCTATGCCGCCAATCAGGCCGTTTTATTGGGCTTGCTGCAAAAAGACGATATTTTATTGGCCGACAAACTCTGCCATGCCTCCATGCAGGAAGCGGCCATGCTCGGCGCCGCCCGCTACCGCCGTTTCCCCCACAACCGCTACGACTTTCTCGAAAAACAATTAAACGACCACCCCGAAAGTGCCATCCTCATTGCCAGCGAAGGCGTATTCAGCATGGACGGCGACAAAGCCGATATAGGCCGTCTGAAAACCTTAAGCGAACAATACGGCGCATGGCTGCTGATTGACGACGCCCACGGCATCGGCATACTCGGCGAAGAAGGCCGCGGCAGTGCGGCGGCCGTCGGCGTTCGCCCCGATATTTTGGTGGTCACCTTCGGCAAGGCGGTCGGGCTGATGGGCGCGGCGGTTTTATGCAGCCAAACCGTTGCCGAATACCTCACCCAAACCGCCCGCCACCTGATTTACAGTACCGCTTTCCCACCCGCACAAGCCGCCGCCCTTGCCGCCGCATTGAAGCGCATCCGCCATGCCGATGACTTACGCGCCAAATTGCGGCACAATATCCGCCGTTTTCAGACGGCCTTGACTCAGGCAGGATTGGCCGATTATTTAATGCCGTCTGAAACCGCCATCCAACCCTTTGTAGGCGGCAGCAACGAGCGCGCCTTATCCGTATCGGCCGAACTGCGCCGTAACGGGCTGTATGTACCCGCTATCCGCCCGCCTACCGTACCCGCCGGCAGCGCACGCTTACGGATTACGCTCACCGCCGCCCATGAAGATACCCATATCGACACCTTGGTAAAAGGCTTGCAAGATGCCGTCTGA
- a CDS encoding ABC transporter permease has protein sequence MHSNFSQNAWQAFKRHKRGWLAWRLLIVLFVLAVLAPLWSNDKPLWVRYQGQYYFPLVHTYNETVFGGDFETPADYLDPLIKSNITSNGNQAVYLPNPYAANTLNDFDTDPDPAKPSERHLLGTDDRGRDVLARLVYGFRDSLLFALALTAITTVIGVLAGAVQGYFGGKVDLVMQRFLEIWGGLPELYLLIILSSFFNPGLLILLVLLTLFGWMGLSDYVRAEFLKNRQADYVLAAKSMGVGNRTIMWRHILPNSLTPVLAFLPFRISGAVLALTSLDFLGLGVPASQASLGELLAQGKDNLDAWWIGLSAVGTLTVMLLLLVMIGEGLRYAFDVRARS, from the coding sequence ATGCATTCCAATTTTTCCCAAAACGCATGGCAGGCATTCAAACGGCACAAACGCGGCTGGCTGGCATGGCGCCTGTTGATTGTTTTATTCGTTCTGGCCGTGCTTGCGCCTTTATGGAGCAACGACAAACCCTTATGGGTGCGTTATCAGGGGCAATATTATTTTCCGCTGGTGCACACCTATAACGAAACCGTATTCGGCGGCGATTTTGAAACGCCAGCCGATTATCTCGACCCGTTGATTAAAAGCAATATCACATCCAACGGCAATCAGGCGGTTTATCTGCCTAATCCTTATGCCGCCAATACCCTCAACGATTTTGATACCGACCCCGATCCGGCCAAACCTTCCGAACGCCATCTGCTCGGCACCGACGACCGCGGCCGCGATGTTTTGGCGCGCTTGGTGTACGGTTTTCGCGATTCGCTGCTGTTTGCACTGGCACTCACTGCCATTACCACCGTTATCGGTGTTTTGGCCGGTGCCGTGCAGGGCTATTTCGGCGGCAAGGTCGATTTGGTGATGCAGCGTTTTTTGGAAATCTGGGGCGGCCTGCCCGAACTTTACCTGCTGATTATTTTGTCTTCGTTTTTTAATCCCGGTCTGCTGATATTGCTGGTGTTGCTGACGCTGTTCGGCTGGATGGGGCTTTCTGATTATGTCCGCGCCGAGTTTTTGAAAAACCGCCAAGCCGATTATGTGCTGGCGGCAAAAAGCATGGGCGTGGGCAACCGCACGATTATGTGGCGGCATATTCTGCCCAACAGCCTAACGCCGGTATTGGCGTTTCTGCCGTTCCGTATTTCCGGCGCGGTGCTGGCGTTAACCAGCTTGGATTTTCTCGGCTTGGGCGTGCCCGCATCGCAGGCAAGCTTGGGCGAGCTTTTGGCGCAGGGCAAAGACAATCTGGATGCATGGTGGATAGGCTTGTCGGCCGTCGGTACGCTGACGGTGATGTTGTTGTTATTGGTGATGATTGGCGAGGGTTTGCGCTATGCGTTTGATGTTCGGGCGCGGAGTTAA
- a CDS encoding TetR/AcrR family transcriptional regulator: MVKENKQSTYTRIIDAALVLFNEEGERNTSTNHIAAHLNISPGNLYYHFRNKDEIIVQLFKRYSEDLLSYLHDAKLPAGVCDAIDYMSGVYDIMWRYRFLFNDVNTLLARSAELLGEHNNFTQAKVSPLLVNLLARLNSLGIMQADEIAMNDLALNMWVITKYWFDFDGSIHGRAKLTEDSKVRGIQRTLSLLRPYLRKEYLDEFDSTMNKLLAESSRILKKTAESE; the protein is encoded by the coding sequence ATGGTTAAAGAAAACAAACAGAGCACATACACACGTATTATCGATGCCGCCTTGGTGCTGTTTAACGAAGAAGGCGAACGCAATACCAGCACCAACCACATTGCAGCGCATTTAAACATCAGCCCCGGCAATCTTTATTATCATTTCCGCAATAAAGACGAAATTATCGTGCAGCTTTTCAAACGTTATAGCGAAGATTTGCTGAGTTATCTGCATGATGCCAAGCTGCCCGCCGGTGTGTGCGATGCTATAGATTATATGTCGGGCGTTTACGATATTATGTGGCGTTACCGCTTTTTGTTTAACGATGTGAACACCCTGCTGGCCAGAAGTGCCGAGCTTTTGGGCGAACACAATAATTTTACCCAAGCCAAAGTGTCGCCGTTATTGGTGAACCTACTTGCCCGTTTAAATAGTTTGGGCATTATGCAGGCCGATGAAATCGCCATGAACGATTTGGCTTTGAATATGTGGGTGATTACCAAATACTGGTTTGATTTCGACGGCTCGATACACGGCCGCGCCAAGCTCACCGAAGATTCGAAAGTACGCGGTATCCAACGCACCCTCAGCCTGTTGCGGCCTTATCTGCGTAAAGAATATTTGGATGAATTTGATAGTACGATGAACAAATTATTGGCGGAATCGAGCCGTATACTCAAAAAAACGGCCGAATCAGAATAA
- the hpnD gene encoding presqualene diphosphate synthase HpnD encodes MLPLEYCRQKAAESQSSFLAGFRFLSPPKRDAMTVLYAFCRELDDIVDEHSDAHVAQTTLNWWRGDLAKVFSGETPEHPVCQALKTIAADFSLPHEELEEIINGMQMDLEQARYARFEDLKQYCYRVAGVVGRLITRILGFTQAATLDYAEKMGLALQLTNIIRDVGEDTRNGRIYLPTEEMQRFNVPAQVIMQHTPTPEFAALMAFQTERARNLYREAVALLPQQDKKAQKPGLIMAGIYYALLNEIIADGAENVLKYKIAIPSPRKKRIALKIWLFGFNP; translated from the coding sequence GTGCTACCGCTCGAATACTGCCGCCAAAAAGCCGCCGAAAGCCAATCCAGCTTTTTGGCGGGTTTTCGTTTTCTGTCGCCCCCGAAACGCGATGCGATGACCGTGTTATATGCGTTTTGCCGCGAGCTGGACGATATTGTGGACGAGCATTCCGATGCACATGTCGCACAAACCACGCTCAACTGGTGGCGCGGCGATTTGGCAAAAGTGTTTTCCGGCGAAACGCCCGAACACCCCGTTTGTCAGGCATTAAAAACCATCGCCGCCGATTTTTCGCTGCCGCATGAAGAGCTAGAAGAAATCATCAACGGCATGCAGATGGATTTGGAACAGGCGCGCTATGCACGCTTTGAAGACCTGAAACAATACTGCTACCGCGTCGCCGGCGTGGTCGGCCGTCTGATAACCCGTATTCTCGGTTTCACCCAAGCGGCCACCCTAGACTATGCCGAAAAAATGGGCTTGGCGCTGCAATTAACCAATATTATCCGCGATGTCGGCGAAGATACCCGCAACGGCCGCATCTATCTGCCTACCGAAGAAATGCAACGTTTCAACGTGCCCGCCCAAGTGATTATGCAGCACACCCCCACCCCCGAATTCGCCGCCTTAATGGCCTTTCAAACCGAACGCGCGCGCAATCTCTACCGCGAAGCCGTCGCCCTGCTGCCGCAACAAGACAAAAAAGCCCAAAAACCGGGCTTGATTATGGCCGGCATTTACTATGCCTTATTAAACGAAATCATTGCCGATGGTGCCGAAAACGTATTGAAATATAAAATCGCCATTCCCTCGCCGCGTAAAAAACGCATTGCCCTGAAAATATGGCTGTTCGGATTCAACCCATGA
- a CDS encoding LPS-assembly lipoprotein LptE has translation MKKILITVAALMLTACGFHLKGNNNLLGTLPYQSWYIGGVESMQLPLEKALLRADGRRVSPSDAQAAIMITDLQTRRDIYTITRAADINEFLLILRVEAQAAVDGKAFGAPIQVVVERKMDFADSEVLGKQEEEATIWSEMRADAADQIVQRLMFLKAQ, from the coding sequence ATGAAAAAAATCCTTATTACCGTTGCCGCACTGATGCTGACCGCCTGCGGTTTTCATTTAAAAGGCAACAATAACTTATTGGGCACGCTGCCTTATCAATCTTGGTATATCGGCGGCGTAGAAAGCATGCAGTTGCCGTTGGAAAAAGCCTTATTGCGTGCCGACGGCCGTAGAGTGTCTCCTTCGGATGCGCAGGCGGCGATTATGATTACCGATCTGCAAACCCGTCGCGATATCTATACCATCACCCGCGCGGCAGACATTAATGAATTTTTGCTCATCTTGCGCGTGGAAGCACAGGCTGCGGTAGACGGCAAAGCGTTTGGCGCACCGATTCAGGTGGTGGTTGAACGCAAAATGGATTTTGCCGACAGTGAAGTATTGGGCAAACAGGAAGAAGAAGCCACGATTTGGTCGGAAATGCGTGCCGATGCGGCCGATCAGATTGTTCAACGTCTGATGTTTCTGAAAGCCCAATAA
- the murB gene encoding UDP-N-acetylmuramate dehydrogenase, whose translation MQVLHNVDLTPLNTFGLKARARDFVVLADAGELPELVKLPEFNRNSVLWLGGGSNILLMKDYDGLVVHIQNKGIDELSRSDGIVYIEAQAGETWHDFVLKTLSMGLSGLENLSLIPGTVGASPVQNIGAYGVEVKDVIERVRCFDLDTSTFITLSNADCHFAYRESLFKQQGKGRYVIVSVVFALKEQFTANAGYGDLAVMLAEKCAGRQATAQDVSDAVCTIRSGKLPDPKVLGNAGSFFKNPVVAAEEAERLLSVYPDMPHYRQTDGSVKLAAGWLIDQCRLKGHCIGGAAVHDKQALVLVNKHQATAEDVDALARYIRHTVSEKFGVVLDTEPNWLPENF comes from the coding sequence ATGCAGGTTTTGCATAATGTGGATTTAACCCCCTTGAATACGTTCGGCCTGAAAGCCCGTGCGCGTGATTTTGTGGTGTTGGCCGATGCCGGCGAGTTGCCCGAATTGGTGAAACTGCCAGAATTCAACCGCAACAGCGTGCTTTGGCTGGGCGGCGGCAGCAATATTTTGCTGATGAAAGATTATGACGGCTTGGTGGTTCACATTCAAAACAAAGGGATAGATGAACTTTCCCGTTCAGACGGCATCGTTTATATAGAAGCGCAAGCCGGTGAAACTTGGCACGATTTCGTTTTGAAAACCTTGTCTATGGGCTTGAGCGGCTTGGAAAACCTGAGCCTGATTCCGGGAACGGTCGGCGCCTCGCCGGTACAGAATATCGGCGCATACGGCGTAGAAGTGAAAGATGTGATTGAGCGCGTGCGCTGTTTTGATTTGGATACTTCAACGTTTATCACGCTGAGTAATGCCGATTGCCATTTTGCCTATCGCGAAAGCCTGTTTAAGCAGCAGGGCAAAGGGCGTTATGTGATTGTTTCGGTGGTTTTTGCATTGAAAGAGCAGTTTACCGCCAATGCAGGCTATGGCGATTTGGCGGTGATGCTGGCAGAAAAATGCGCAGGCAGGCAGGCTACTGCGCAAGATGTTTCCGATGCCGTGTGCACCATCCGTTCCGGTAAACTGCCCGACCCGAAAGTGTTGGGCAACGCCGGTAGTTTTTTTAAAAATCCGGTGGTGGCCGCCGAGGAGGCGGAGCGTTTGTTATCTGTCTATCCGGATATGCCGCATTATCGGCAGACAGACGGTTCGGTTAAACTGGCTGCCGGCTGGTTAATCGACCAATGCCGTCTGAAAGGCCATTGTATCGGCGGTGCGGCAGTGCACGACAAACAGGCTTTGGTTTTGGTTAACAAACATCAGGCAACCGCCGAAGATGTGGATGCGTTGGCACGCTATATCCGCCATACGGTTAGCGAAAAATTCGGCGTTGTATTGGATACCGAACCCAATTGGCTGCCGGAAAATTTCTGA
- a CDS encoding ABC transporter ATP-binding protein, translated as MNILEIENLNAAFPGNKVLHDINLNVKTGRKLAIVGESGSGKTVLAQGIMRLNPAVSFTGRLKFNGENLLDKSPRQLQKLRGREIGMVFQEPMTALNPVMRVGKQIAEVLTLHLGLPAKQAWERAVALLAETGIRDPEEKIFAFPFQLSGGQRQRAMIAMAVAAEPKLLIADEPTTALDMAVQAQILDLLARLQAAHNMTLVYISHDLNLVRRFADDIAVMQNGRIVEQGVTETVFTNPQHEYTKMLLNAGAVRQVQPLAEQAETVLEADRISVAVSERAGWLKKRSKVLLHPLSFDLKAGETLGIIGESGSGKTTLAKAVMRLMRSEGRLKINGQEWQPLLRKEIQMVFQDPFGAFNPRMNVFDIVSEALRVHEPEIGRQAMRERVVAVLQQVGLPDDILDRYPHAFSGGQRQRLAIARAIIVRPKVLVLDEPTSALDVQRQQQILELLADLQKKYGLSLIIISHDLAVIRALSHRVMVLKDGHVVEQGVLEAVFEKPDADYTQKLLSYYNP; from the coding sequence ATGAATATTCTCGAAATCGAAAACCTAAACGCTGCGTTTCCCGGTAACAAAGTCTTGCACGACATTAACCTCAACGTAAAAACAGGCCGAAAATTGGCGATTGTGGGTGAAAGCGGCAGCGGCAAAACCGTGTTGGCACAAGGTATTATGCGCCTGAATCCGGCCGTATCGTTTACAGGCCGTCTGAAATTCAACGGGGAAAACCTGTTGGATAAATCCCCGCGCCAATTGCAGAAGCTGCGCGGGCGCGAAATCGGTATGGTTTTTCAAGAACCGATGACGGCTTTAAATCCGGTGATGCGGGTCGGCAAACAGATTGCCGAAGTATTAACGCTGCATCTGGGTTTGCCGGCCAAGCAGGCATGGGAAAGGGCGGTGGCTTTATTGGCGGAAACCGGTATCCGCGACCCCGAAGAAAAGATATTTGCTTTTCCGTTTCAGCTTTCCGGCGGACAGCGGCAGCGGGCGATGATTGCGATGGCAGTGGCGGCCGAGCCTAAGCTATTGATTGCCGACGAGCCGACAACCGCGCTCGATATGGCGGTGCAGGCGCAAATTTTGGATTTGCTTGCCCGTTTGCAAGCCGCCCATAATATGACTTTGGTGTATATCAGCCATGATTTGAATTTGGTGCGCCGTTTTGCTGACGATATCGCCGTGATGCAAAACGGGCGTATTGTCGAGCAGGGCGTTACCGAAACAGTATTTACCAATCCGCAACACGAATACACCAAAATGCTGTTGAACGCGGGTGCGGTTCGGCAGGTGCAGCCGTTGGCGGAACAGGCGGAAACGGTATTGGAAGCCGACCGTATCAGTGTGGCCGTTAGCGAGCGGGCGGGGTGGTTGAAAAAGCGCAGTAAAGTATTGTTGCATCCGCTGTCATTCGATTTAAAGGCGGGCGAAACTTTGGGTATTATCGGCGAGAGCGGCAGCGGCAAAACCACATTGGCCAAAGCGGTTATGCGCTTAATGCGTTCGGAAGGCCGTCTGAAAATCAACGGGCAGGAGTGGCAGCCGCTGTTGCGCAAAGAAATCCAAATGGTGTTTCAAGACCCGTTCGGTGCGTTTAACCCGCGTATGAACGTGTTTGATATTGTTTCGGAAGCCTTGCGGGTGCACGAGCCGGAAATCGGCCGCCAAGCCATGCGCGAACGTGTGGTTGCCGTGTTGCAACAGGTCGGCCTGCCCGATGATATTCTTGATCGCTACCCTCATGCTTTTTCGGGCGGGCAACGGCAGCGGCTGGCGATTGCCCGCGCCATTATCGTGCGCCCGAAAGTGTTGGTGCTCGATGAACCGACCAGTGCTTTAGATGTGCAGCGACAGCAGCAGATTTTGGAATTGCTGGCCGATTTGCAGAAAAAATACGGTTTGAGTTTAATCATTATCAGCCATGATTTGGCCGTTATCCGTGCATTGTCGCATCGGGTGATGGTGTTGAAAGACGGGCATGTGGTCGAGCAGGGCGTATTGGAAGCCGTGTTTGAAAAACCTGATGCAGACTATACACAAAAGCTATTGTCTTATTACAACCCTTGA
- a CDS encoding MATE family efflux transporter → MLFDLNRYAFPVFIKEARKLAVLAMPMLLAQVAQVGVSFVDTVMAGGAGKSDLAAVALGSSAFVIIYVTFLGVMTALNPIIAQLFGAGKKQEVGEMGRQGIWFGLMLGIIGMLLMWLAIWPFKLYLSLDNDIKDMMALYMVFTGLAMPAAMIHRALHAYASSLNKPRLIMLVSFAALFLNVPLNYAFVYGKFGMPALGGAGCGVATAIVFWFNATALWLYVAKQKYFKPFGLMDKFDRPNVETLRQIWSLGVPIGLSFFLEVSLFSLIVFLVARLGEDYVAAQQVVISLTSVIYMIPQSVGASGTVRVGQTIGRREYVRARYIAGVSLVMGLILAVITALTLVFFRDSLAGMYTDDAHVLTIAATVLLFAAVFQLADSTQCVASYALRGYKLTRVPMLIHAMAFWGIGLVPGYLLAFHADMGIYGFWTALIFSLTFAAVCLVWYLEKYSRSFALRKRML, encoded by the coding sequence ATGCTTTTTGATTTAAACCGTTATGCTTTTCCGGTATTTATAAAAGAAGCACGCAAATTGGCGGTTTTGGCGATGCCGATGCTGTTGGCGCAGGTGGCGCAGGTGGGGGTCAGCTTCGTGGATACGGTGATGGCAGGCGGTGCCGGTAAAAGCGATTTGGCCGCGGTGGCACTGGGCAGTAGTGCGTTTGTGATTATCTATGTGACGTTTCTCGGCGTGATGACGGCTTTAAACCCGATTATCGCCCAACTTTTCGGTGCAGGGAAAAAGCAGGAAGTCGGCGAAATGGGGCGGCAGGGTATTTGGTTTGGCCTGATGCTGGGGATTATCGGTATGCTGCTGATGTGGTTGGCAATATGGCCGTTTAAACTTTATTTGTCGCTCGATAACGATATTAAAGACATGATGGCGCTGTATATGGTTTTCACCGGTTTGGCGATGCCGGCGGCGATGATACACCGTGCGCTGCATGCGTATGCATCAAGCTTGAATAAACCGCGGCTGATTATGTTGGTGAGTTTTGCCGCCCTTTTCTTAAACGTGCCGCTGAATTATGCGTTTGTGTATGGCAAATTCGGTATGCCGGCTTTGGGCGGTGCCGGTTGCGGTGTCGCGACGGCAATAGTGTTTTGGTTTAATGCGACTGCTTTATGGCTTTATGTGGCCAAGCAAAAATATTTTAAACCGTTCGGGTTGATGGATAAATTCGACCGTCCTAATGTCGAAACACTCAGGCAGATTTGGTCGCTCGGTGTGCCTATCGGGTTGTCTTTTTTTCTTGAAGTGAGTCTGTTTTCTTTAATCGTTTTTTTGGTGGCACGTTTGGGTGAGGATTATGTGGCGGCGCAGCAGGTGGTGATCAGTCTGACCAGTGTGATTTATATGATTCCGCAAAGTGTCGGTGCATCGGGTACGGTGCGGGTGGGGCAGACTATCGGGCGTAGGGAATATGTACGGGCGCGCTATATTGCGGGCGTATCGTTGGTAATGGGTTTGATATTGGCTGTTATCACGGCGTTGACATTGGTTTTTTTCCGCGACAGCTTGGCGGGTATGTATACAGACGATGCGCATGTCTTAACGATTGCGGCAACGGTATTGCTGTTTGCCGCCGTTTTCCAGTTGGCAGATTCAACCCAATGCGTGGCTTCTTATGCATTGCGTGGTTATAAATTAACAAGGGTGCCGATGTTGATTCATGCGATGGCTTTCTGGGGCATAGGTTTGGTGCCGGGTTATCTGTTGGCTTTCCATGCCGATATGGGTATTTATGGTTTTTGGACGGCGCTAATCTTCTCGCTCACGTTTGCCGCTGTTTGTTTGGTGTGGTATTTGGAAAAATACAGCCGTTCGTTTGCACTACGAAAAAGGATGTTGTAA
- the hpnE gene encoding hydroxysqualene dehydroxylase HpnE — MKPSPRPLPKVAVIGAGWAGLSAAVALAPHTRLTLFEAGRQAGGRARTLNTDSHGFSFLDNGQHILIGAYRSVAAMLNKIGVSEQEAFLRLPLQWHISDGLQFQTAALPPPLHILYGLLTANNIGWKEKIRLINDMRALQSRHHSHPADTTVAAWLHSRRVSNTLTAQFWQPLVWGALNTPLETASLNTLCNVLQDGVWSDAAGSDYLLPKRDLGSLVADPALAFLAQHHADIRMETRVGRLSTLPGGKVCINNETFDAAILAVAPYHAAALMPSETTDNIQTAYRNMRYHAITTVYLRYAESVHLPAPLTGLAENTAQWFIDRGALGLSEHETAAVISVSDLVGPYKNGEWIKRVHHDLKTLCPHLGEPTAAQVITEKRATAASSVNRYLPDLMYLHQRYIYPCGDYLHPRYPATLEAAVQSGLAAAEQCIHDLNGLKNADRAPS; from the coding sequence ATGAAACCATCCCCCCGCCCGCTACCCAAAGTTGCCGTTATCGGTGCCGGTTGGGCGGGTTTGTCGGCCGCCGTAGCGCTGGCACCGCACACCCGCCTAACCTTATTCGAAGCAGGCCGGCAAGCCGGCGGGCGGGCGCGCACACTCAATACCGACAGCCACGGTTTCAGCTTTCTCGACAACGGCCAACATATCCTCATCGGCGCCTACCGCAGCGTAGCCGCCATGCTGAACAAAATCGGCGTATCCGAACAAGAAGCTTTTCTACGCCTGCCCCTGCAATGGCATATTTCAGACGGCCTGCAATTTCAGACGGCCGCCCTCCCCCCGCCGCTGCATATCCTCTATGGCCTGCTTACTGCCAACAACATCGGCTGGAAAGAAAAAATCAGGCTGATTAACGATATGCGCGCCCTGCAAAGCCGACACCATAGCCATCCTGCCGATACCACCGTCGCCGCATGGCTGCACAGCCGCCGCGTTTCAAACACATTAACCGCCCAGTTTTGGCAGCCGTTGGTTTGGGGCGCATTAAACACCCCGCTGGAAACGGCTTCCCTAAATACCTTGTGCAATGTTTTGCAAGACGGCGTTTGGTCGGATGCCGCAGGCAGCGATTACCTATTGCCCAAACGCGATCTCGGCAGCCTCGTTGCTGATCCGGCACTGGCCTTTTTAGCACAACACCATGCCGATATCCGTATGGAAACGCGGGTCGGCCGCCTCAGCACGCTGCCGGGCGGCAAAGTATGCATAAACAACGAAACCTTTGATGCCGCCATTCTCGCCGTCGCCCCCTATCATGCCGCCGCCCTGATGCCGTCTGAAACAACTGATAATATTCAGACGGCCTACCGCAATATGCGCTATCACGCCATTACCACCGTTTATTTGCGCTATGCCGAAAGCGTGCACTTACCCGCCCCGCTCACCGGCTTGGCAGAAAATACCGCCCAATGGTTTATCGACCGCGGCGCATTAGGGCTGTCCGAGCATGAAACCGCCGCCGTTATCAGCGTATCCGACCTTGTTGGCCCCTATAAAAACGGAGAATGGATAAAACGGGTACACCACGACCTCAAAACCCTCTGCCCCCATCTCGGCGAACCGACGGCCGCACAAGTGATTACCGAAAAACGCGCTACCGCGGCATCAAGCGTTAACCGATACCTACCCGATTTGATGTATTTGCATCAACGGTATATATACCCCTGCGGTGATTACCTACACCCACGTTATCCCGCCACCCTCGAAGCGGCCGTACAATCGGGCTTAGCTGCTGCCGAACAATGTATTCATGATTTAAACGGATTGAAAAATGCCGATCGGGCACCAAGCTGA
- the trxA gene encoding thioredoxin TrxA, producing MSSDLIVHATDSTFEQDVLKSDVPVLLDFWAPWCGPCKMIAPVLDEVAAEFEGRLKVVKINVDENEQIPAQFGVRGIPTLMVFKNGENVATKVGALAKGQLVAFVNASI from the coding sequence ATGAGCAGCGATTTAATTGTACATGCTACCGACAGCACTTTCGAACAAGACGTTTTGAAATCGGATGTTCCCGTATTATTGGACTTTTGGGCACCATGGTGCGGCCCTTGTAAAATGATTGCCCCCGTTTTAGACGAAGTAGCCGCCGAGTTTGAAGGCCGTCTGAAAGTGGTAAAAATCAACGTTGATGAAAACGAACAAATCCCGGCACAATTCGGTGTACGCGGTATCCCCACGCTGATGGTATTCAAAAACGGCGAAAATGTTGCTACTAAAGTGGGTGCGTTAGCCAAAGGTCAATTGGTTGCCTTTGTAAATGCTTCTATCTAA
- the bioC gene encoding malonyl-ACP O-methyltransferase BioC, translated as MPSETLHKQHIARAFSQAAASYDNAAVLQQHSGLRLLRLLEQQFSDGLDNRTILDIGAGSGWTSQQIRRSGGTVWALDLAEGMLRHIAQHQRADACILADAENLPLADHSVDACFSNLAVQWCDLDQAAAEMQRVIRKNGTAAVATLGHGSLHQLKTAWQSVGQPAPVNPFLTESEIQTAFQAFADVQIHTETYTQTFPTLESLLRSLKNIGANHVLQRGNKGLTGKQSWQRFQTAYEPMRDPNGMLPLDYKIVYIVATGHR; from the coding sequence ATGCCGTCTGAAACCTTACACAAACAACACATCGCCCGCGCATTCAGCCAAGCTGCTGCAAGCTACGACAACGCCGCCGTACTGCAACAACACAGCGGCCTGCGCCTGCTGCGCCTGCTCGAACAACAGTTTTCAGACGGCCTCGATAACCGCACCATACTCGATATCGGCGCGGGCAGCGGTTGGACGAGTCAGCAAATCCGCCGTTCCGGCGGCACAGTGTGGGCGCTCGATTTGGCCGAAGGCATGTTGCGCCATATCGCACAACACCAACGCGCCGACGCCTGTATCCTTGCCGACGCCGAAAACCTGCCGCTGGCCGACCACAGCGTCGATGCCTGTTTCAGCAATCTCGCCGTACAATGGTGCGACCTCGACCAAGCCGCCGCCGAAATGCAACGGGTTATCCGAAAAAACGGCACCGCTGCCGTCGCCACCCTCGGCCACGGCAGCCTGCACCAACTCAAAACCGCATGGCAGTCGGTCGGGCAACCCGCCCCCGTGAACCCGTTTCTCACTGAAAGTGAAATTCAGACGGCCTTTCAAGCCTTTGCCGATGTGCAGATACACACCGAAACCTACACCCAAACCTTTCCCACTCTCGAATCGCTGCTGCGAAGCCTGAAAAACATCGGTGCCAACCATGTCTTGCAACGCGGCAACAAGGGCCTAACCGGAAAACAAAGCTGGCAGCGTTTTCAGACGGCCTACGAACCCATGCGCGACCCAAACGGCATGCTGCCACTGGATTATAAAATAGTTTATATTGTCGCGACCGGACACCGCTAA